A single genomic interval of Amycolatopsis albispora harbors:
- a CDS encoding MCE family protein, protein MKRGIAVVVAALLLAAAGLWYFRDRPSLTLVAEFAQADGVYPGNKVTVLGVETGTVVATEPRGGTVRVTMSLPAGTKIPPDAHAWVVTPAVISEKYVELDPPFRGGEPAGDGTVIPVERTHAPLAWDDLVRSLDTLLVAAGDGSLGQAVHNGANALDGNGAKLRDAVHDISQASELLAGHSGDLTGLLGSLDRLVAVLGEHKSTVDSLSGSVSQAAELFGAQRGTISASVTQLAEALRQVSGLIEQHGQPLTGDLARLSELSTTILAHQGQLTEILDTAPLAFDNFGRAVTPDGRLRIRLNISTNLSQLPGAYELCRQYPIPLCSGAGIVNPIPFPPGAVDGLGLNSVLGGG, encoded by the coding sequence GTGAAACGCGGGATCGCCGTGGTGGTGGCCGCCCTGCTGCTGGCGGCCGCCGGGCTCTGGTACTTCCGGGACCGGCCGTCGCTCACCCTGGTCGCCGAGTTCGCGCAGGCCGACGGCGTGTACCCGGGCAACAAGGTGACCGTGCTCGGGGTGGAGACCGGCACCGTGGTCGCCACCGAACCGCGGGGTGGCACGGTCCGCGTGACCATGTCGCTGCCCGCCGGCACGAAGATCCCGCCGGACGCGCACGCGTGGGTGGTCACGCCCGCGGTGATCAGCGAGAAGTACGTCGAGCTGGACCCGCCGTTCCGCGGTGGCGAACCGGCGGGCGACGGCACGGTGATCCCGGTGGAGCGCACGCACGCGCCGCTGGCCTGGGACGACCTGGTGCGCTCGCTGGACACGCTGCTGGTCGCGGCCGGGGACGGCTCGCTGGGGCAGGCCGTCCACAATGGAGCGAACGCGCTCGACGGCAACGGTGCGAAGCTCCGGGACGCGGTGCACGACATCTCCCAGGCCTCGGAGCTGCTGGCCGGGCACTCCGGCGACCTGACCGGGCTGCTCGGCTCGCTGGACCGGCTGGTCGCCGTGCTCGGCGAGCACAAGTCCACTGTGGACTCGCTGAGCGGTTCGGTGAGCCAGGCGGCGGAGCTGTTCGGCGCGCAGCGCGGCACCATCTCGGCTTCGGTGACCCAGCTCGCCGAAGCGCTGCGCCAGGTGTCCGGCCTGATCGAGCAGCACGGGCAGCCGCTGACCGGTGATCTGGCGCGGCTGAGCGAGCTGAGCACCACGATCCTGGCGCACCAGGGCCAGCTCACCGAAATCCTGGACACCGCGCCGCTGGCGTTCGACAACTTCGGGCGCGCGGTCACCCCGGACGGCAGGCTGCGGATCCGGCTGAACATCTCCACGAACCTGTCCCAGCTGCCCGGTGCCTACGAGCTTTGCCGGCAGTACCCGATTCCGCTGTGCTCGGGCGCGGGCATCGTCAACCCCATCCCGTTCCCGCCCGGCGCGGTGGACGGGCTCGGCCTGAACTCCGTGCTCGGGGGTGGCTGA
- a CDS encoding MCE family protein, protein MNWSRGNPLKAGMLGLAAAVLLLTTAVLAPSGYFTATTDDFHAEVANASGLRVDDPVYVAGVPAGRVTGITLAGDRVDVAFRLDHDVPLGTTTRASIKLMTVLGRRYLGVEPAGPGRLAAGAVIPLDRTSVPYLLDDLGRNAQQATAELDLPRLREAIRTLGELTPEDPAQLGRALDGVSEVSTIVTENDTEIGRLLTGVQQLTDTLLAQKDKLVTLLGNADLVLRTITDRRDAIAAMLADVNELTAAATRLLSEHGPQFDTLLDQLHSITGKLSTSEQDLAKTVGQLAPASRYLANATGNGDWADVAGPAGPVPDNLLCVVGLVKGCR, encoded by the coding sequence ATGAACTGGAGCCGCGGCAACCCGCTCAAGGCCGGAATGCTCGGGCTGGCCGCCGCCGTGCTGCTGCTGACCACGGCCGTGCTCGCGCCGTCGGGGTACTTCACCGCGACCACCGACGACTTCCACGCCGAAGTGGCCAACGCGAGCGGGCTGCGCGTGGACGACCCGGTCTACGTGGCCGGGGTGCCCGCCGGGCGGGTCACCGGGATAACACTGGCCGGTGACCGCGTGGACGTGGCCTTCCGGCTGGACCACGACGTTCCGCTGGGCACCACGACCCGCGCGTCGATCAAGCTGATGACCGTGCTCGGCCGCCGGTACCTCGGCGTGGAACCGGCGGGACCGGGCAGGCTGGCCGCGGGCGCGGTGATCCCGCTCGACCGCACGAGCGTGCCGTACCTGCTCGACGACCTCGGGCGCAACGCCCAGCAGGCCACCGCCGAGCTGGACCTGCCGCGCCTGCGGGAGGCGATCCGCACGCTCGGTGAACTGACCCCCGAGGACCCCGCGCAGCTCGGGCGCGCGCTCGACGGCGTCAGCGAGGTCAGCACGATCGTCACCGAGAACGACACCGAGATCGGGCGGCTGCTCACCGGCGTGCAGCAGCTGACCGACACCCTGCTGGCGCAGAAGGACAAGCTGGTCACCCTGCTCGGCAACGCGGACCTGGTGCTGCGGACCATCACCGACCGGCGCGACGCCATCGCCGCCATGCTCGCCGACGTCAACGAGCTGACCGCGGCGGCCACCCGGCTGCTGTCGGAGCACGGCCCGCAGTTCGACACGCTGCTCGACCAGCTGCACAGCATCACCGGCAAGCTGAGCACGAGCGAGCAGGACCTGGCCAAGACCGTCGGCCAGCTCGCCCCGGCGTCGCGGTACCTGGCCAACGCCACCGGCAACGGGGACTGGGCCGATGTGGCGGGGCCCGCCGGCCCGGTGCCCGACAACCTGCTCTGCGTGGTCGGCCTGGTCAAGGGGTGCCGGTGA
- a CDS encoding MCE family protein codes for MKATVVKALAFAVVSVCCGAFVVNTLTTPLRSAAHGYRAEFTDATGLYAGAAVLIGGVRAGQVTSVGIENGHAVAELDIEAQHHLPADVRLVIRYADLLGGRTIAVVPGPSGPAGQPALAPGSLVPLANTQPALDLTALLNGFRPLFDSLDPAQVNQLAGELIATFQGQGGTVRSLLARTVSVTEDLASRREVISGVLANLNSLVDFSLTHRADFQELLDSLNTLVTGLAEDAGQLGGALDAGTDLAATLSGTVDRLGPEVGPLVNSLTATGKTLNDNSDALADAVGRAPALLEDLNRTLDYGSWVNIYVCNLRLDTGPLGEWDLSGGPHSAVCR; via the coding sequence ATGAAGGCCACCGTCGTCAAGGCACTCGCGTTCGCCGTGGTTTCCGTGTGCTGCGGTGCTTTTGTGGTCAACACGCTGACCACGCCCCTGCGCTCGGCGGCCCACGGCTACCGCGCCGAGTTCACCGACGCCACCGGGCTCTACGCCGGTGCTGCCGTGCTGATCGGCGGGGTGCGTGCCGGGCAGGTCACGTCGGTGGGCATCGAGAACGGGCACGCGGTGGCCGAACTGGACATCGAGGCCCAGCACCACCTGCCCGCCGACGTGCGGCTGGTCATCCGCTACGCCGACCTGCTCGGCGGCCGCACGATCGCCGTGGTGCCGGGCCCGAGCGGGCCGGCCGGGCAGCCCGCGCTGGCGCCGGGATCGCTGGTGCCACTGGCGAACACGCAGCCCGCGCTCGACCTGACCGCGCTGCTCAACGGGTTCCGCCCGCTGTTCGACTCGCTCGACCCGGCGCAGGTCAACCAGCTCGCGGGCGAGCTCATCGCCACCTTCCAGGGCCAGGGCGGCACGGTGCGCAGCCTGCTCGCCAGAACGGTTTCGGTCACCGAGGACCTGGCGTCCCGGCGCGAGGTGATCAGCGGGGTGCTGGCCAACCTGAACTCGCTGGTGGATTTCAGCCTGACCCACCGCGCGGACTTCCAGGAACTTCTCGACTCATTGAACACGCTGGTCACCGGGCTGGCCGAGGACGCGGGCCAGCTGGGCGGCGCGCTCGACGCGGGCACCGACCTGGCCGCCACGCTGTCCGGTACGGTCGACCGCCTCGGCCCGGAGGTCGGCCCGCTGGTCAATTCCCTGACCGCGACCGGGAAAACGCTCAACGACAACTCGGACGCACTCGCTGATGCCGTCGGCCGGGCACCCGCGTTGCTCGAAGACCTCAACCGCACGCTCGACTACGGATCCTGGGTGAACATCTACGTGTGCAATCTCCGCCTCGACACCGGCCCGCTGGGTGAGTGGGACCTCTCCGGCGGCCCGCATTCGGCGGTGTGCCGATGA
- a CDS encoding MCE family protein, whose translation MSARWRQAAGGLFGVAVLLAASVTVVAFRAGAWRDEPELTLVVPASAGPLRAQSPVQFRGIVVGTVTEVRGGPRESVLTLAFTPDSLETVPAGVKARLLPRTLFGDQYVDLAGTGAPGLAAGGRIPHDDSARSVQLYEAATRLYDLLSAVRPSELSAALNAVADALRGKGEHLGRLIDDAHAVAGAAGPELTALLAELPKVSTLTGELARSAPDLFRALDDAVAISDTFVARQDDFKSLLLAGADVGAAAEALLLDNTDRTIKIIQNAAPVLDTAAAHPGALTATVNNLGSLLDAVGRAFAHGPWVKLEAPVTLDSPRPYTAEDCPRYGSLAGPNCGTAPPPPEPLPLPEPTPPGGTVGPVGGAPEKEQLRQLFPSPPGRSTLDLLGLLAGPILRGGQVRAG comes from the coding sequence GTGAGCGCGCGGTGGCGGCAGGCGGCGGGCGGCCTGTTCGGGGTGGCCGTACTGCTGGCTGCGTCGGTCACCGTGGTCGCCTTCCGCGCGGGAGCCTGGCGGGACGAACCGGAGCTGACGCTGGTGGTACCCGCTTCGGCGGGACCGCTGCGCGCGCAGTCGCCGGTGCAGTTCCGCGGCATCGTGGTCGGCACGGTCACCGAGGTCCGCGGTGGCCCGCGGGAATCCGTGCTGACGCTGGCGTTCACCCCGGACAGCCTGGAAACCGTGCCCGCCGGGGTCAAGGCGCGCCTGCTGCCGCGCACGCTGTTCGGGGACCAGTACGTGGATCTCGCGGGCACCGGCGCGCCCGGGCTGGCGGCGGGCGGGCGGATCCCGCACGACGACAGCGCGCGGTCGGTGCAGTTGTACGAGGCGGCGACCCGGCTGTACGACCTGCTCTCCGCGGTGCGGCCGAGCGAGCTGTCCGCCGCGCTCAACGCGGTGGCCGATGCCTTGCGCGGCAAGGGAGAACACCTCGGGCGGCTGATCGACGACGCGCACGCCGTGGCCGGTGCGGCCGGGCCGGAGCTGACCGCCCTGCTCGCCGAACTGCCCAAGGTGTCCACGCTCACCGGCGAACTGGCACGCAGCGCGCCCGACCTGTTCCGCGCGCTGGACGACGCCGTCGCCATCTCCGACACCTTCGTCGCGCGCCAGGACGACTTCAAGAGCCTGCTGCTCGCCGGTGCCGACGTCGGCGCGGCCGCGGAAGCCCTGTTGCTGGACAACACCGATCGCACCATCAAGATCATCCAGAACGCCGCCCCGGTGCTGGACACCGCCGCGGCGCATCCCGGCGCGCTGACCGCCACGGTGAACAACCTCGGCTCCCTGCTCGACGCGGTGGGACGCGCCTTCGCGCACGGACCGTGGGTCAAGCTCGAAGCACCGGTCACTTTGGACAGTCCACGGCCGTACACCGCCGAGGACTGCCCGCGGTACGGCTCGCTCGCCGGGCCGAACTGCGGCACCGCACCGCCACCACCGGAACCGCTGCCCCTCCCGGAACCGACTCCACCGGGTGGCACGGTCGGCCCGGTGGGCGGTGCGCCGGAGAAGGAACAGCTGCGGCAGCTGTTCCCCAGCCCACCCGGCCGGTCCACTTTGGATCTTCTCGGCCTGCTGGCCGGGCCGATCCTGCGTGGCGGGCAGGTGCGTGCCGGATGA
- a CDS encoding ABC transporter permease → MAVTPVPHAVRAAGAAGVDRLAGLGVQFAFYGKALGAVPLTVTRYWRHVLRLTGEISFGSGALLAGGGTVGVIFAMSFVSGTQVGLEGFRGLDLVGLSPMAGVMSAVANTREIAPVVASVALAAKVGTGFTAQLGAMRISDEIDALESMSIRAVPFLVSTRMIAAFAAVVPLYLVGLFASYVATGLAVVELNGQSQGTYDYYFGLFLPPEDVVYSLLKALVFAGIATLVHCYYGFFATGGPEGVGRAAGRALRTSIVLIMTTDVLLTVLFWGVHQTLPGMAPQ, encoded by the coding sequence ATGGCCGTCACGCCCGTACCGCACGCCGTGCGTGCCGCCGGAGCGGCCGGGGTGGACCGGCTCGCCGGGCTCGGTGTGCAGTTCGCCTTCTACGGCAAGGCTTTGGGCGCGGTTCCGCTGACCGTGACCAGGTACTGGCGGCACGTGCTGCGGCTGACCGGCGAGATCAGCTTCGGCTCCGGCGCGCTGCTCGCCGGCGGCGGCACGGTCGGCGTCATCTTCGCCATGTCGTTCGTCTCCGGCACGCAGGTCGGCCTGGAGGGCTTCCGCGGGCTGGACCTGGTCGGCCTGTCGCCGATGGCCGGGGTGATGTCGGCGGTGGCGAACACCCGCGAGATCGCGCCGGTGGTGGCCAGCGTGGCGCTCGCGGCGAAGGTGGGCACCGGGTTCACCGCGCAGCTGGGCGCGATGCGCATCTCCGACGAGATCGACGCGCTGGAGTCGATGAGCATCCGCGCGGTGCCGTTCCTGGTCAGCACCAGGATGATCGCCGCGTTCGCCGCGGTGGTGCCGCTGTACCTGGTCGGCCTGTTCGCCTCCTACGTGGCCACCGGGCTGGCCGTGGTCGAGCTGAACGGCCAGTCGCAGGGCACCTACGACTACTACTTCGGCCTGTTCCTGCCGCCGGAGGACGTGGTCTACTCCCTGCTCAAGGCGCTGGTCTTCGCCGGGATCGCCACGCTGGTGCACTGTTATTACGGCTTCTTCGCCACCGGCGGGCCCGAGGGCGTCGGCCGCGCGGCGGGCCGCGCGCTGCGGACCAGCATCGTGCTGATCATGACCACCGACGTGCTGCTGACCGTGTTGTTCTGGGGTGTGCACCAGACGCTGCCCGGGATGGCGCCGCAGTGA
- a CDS encoding MlaE family ABC transporter permease, which translates to MSAVDTDRGPVARAAAEAGDLIAFCWYTLRALVRAVAARTLSWREILQQFWFTASVTTLPSVLVMLPFGVAVALNVGSLAAQIGAEAYGGAVVAFLIIGQAGPMVCALMIAGVGGSAITADLGSRKIREETDALEVMGISPVERLVVPRVLAATVVSVLLCAVVMVVGIGASLLFHVYVVDGTAGSFLATMTQFASVWDFVSAELKAAVFGLLSALIAGYKGLTVRGGPQGVGDAVNEAVVLAFIAVFVANTVISQLFALLVPARGEY; encoded by the coding sequence ATGTCCGCCGTTGACACCGACCGTGGCCCGGTGGCCCGCGCCGCCGCCGAAGCCGGGGACCTGATCGCCTTCTGCTGGTACACCCTGCGGGCGCTGGTGCGCGCGGTGGCGGCCAGAACCCTTTCGTGGCGCGAAATCCTGCAGCAGTTCTGGTTCACCGCGTCGGTCACCACGCTGCCGTCGGTGCTGGTGATGCTGCCGTTCGGGGTGGCCGTGGCGCTCAACGTCGGCTCGCTCGCCGCGCAGATCGGCGCCGAGGCCTACGGCGGCGCGGTGGTCGCGTTCCTGATCATCGGGCAGGCCGGGCCGATGGTGTGCGCGCTGATGATCGCCGGGGTCGGCGGCTCGGCGATCACCGCCGATCTCGGCTCCCGCAAGATCCGCGAGGAGACCGACGCGCTCGAGGTGATGGGCATTTCGCCGGTGGAACGGCTGGTGGTACCCCGGGTGCTGGCCGCGACCGTGGTGTCGGTGCTGTTGTGCGCGGTGGTGATGGTCGTCGGCATCGGCGCCAGCCTGCTGTTCCACGTGTACGTGGTCGACGGCACCGCGGGCAGCTTCCTGGCCACCATGACCCAGTTCGCCTCGGTGTGGGACTTCGTCTCGGCCGAGCTGAAGGCCGCGGTGTTCGGCCTGCTGTCGGCGTTGATCGCGGGCTACAAAGGACTGACCGTGCGCGGCGGCCCGCAGGGCGTCGGCGACGCGGTGAACGAGGCCGTGGTGCTCGCCTTCATCGCGGTTTTTGTGGCGAACACGGTGATCAGCCAGCTCTTCGCGCTGCTGGTGCCCGCGCGGGGTGAGTACTGA
- a CDS encoding TetR/AcrR family transcriptional regulator, which yields MPAASRSAQIAATAAELFCARGYHNVGVTEIAAALGLTGPAIYRHFPGKRAILVAAIGDLCEGVAAAVEGPAGGCGPAGERLDEAFRALVELSLQRRTAARLYQWEGRHLSGPEWTRLAGRIREVLEPLRGLLRQARPELSKPEASLLVRAALSVVVSPSTHRATLSRAKARETLLDCCRTVLAATGLPPADDTVPPSPSLDLLPRRERLLAEAVRLFHRDGYHAVAMEDVGAAAGINSSGVYRHFASKPALLAAIYHRAAGRVELVTVDALTALDAPGDPLERLVRGYTELTYGQAELAGIYLAEHGNLPEADRAELHRVQRRQVDVWLRLTEAERPGDSPGELRFRVHAALNVITDLARVRRPHGGPAHAEHLVLALLRR from the coding sequence GTGCCCGCCGCCAGCCGTTCCGCGCAGATCGCCGCCACCGCGGCGGAACTGTTCTGCGCGCGCGGTTACCACAACGTCGGGGTGACCGAGATCGCCGCGGCACTCGGCCTGACCGGCCCGGCGATCTACCGGCACTTCCCCGGGAAGCGGGCGATACTGGTGGCCGCGATCGGCGATCTCTGCGAGGGTGTCGCGGCCGCGGTCGAGGGCCCGGCCGGTGGTTGCGGCCCGGCGGGGGAGCGGCTGGACGAGGCTTTCCGCGCGCTGGTGGAGCTTTCGCTGCAGCGGCGCACGGCGGCGCGGCTGTACCAGTGGGAAGGCCGCCACCTGTCGGGTCCGGAGTGGACACGGCTGGCCGGGCGGATCCGGGAAGTGCTGGAGCCGCTGCGGGGACTGCTGCGCCAAGCGCGGCCGGAACTGTCGAAACCGGAGGCGAGCCTGCTCGTGCGGGCCGCGCTGAGCGTGGTGGTCAGCCCGTCCACCCATCGTGCGACGCTCTCGCGGGCCAAGGCGCGGGAAACGCTGCTCGACTGCTGCCGCACGGTCCTGGCCGCGACCGGCCTGCCACCCGCGGACGACACGGTGCCGCCCTCGCCTTCGCTGGACCTGTTGCCACGCCGGGAAAGACTGCTCGCCGAGGCGGTGCGGTTGTTCCACCGCGACGGTTACCACGCGGTGGCGATGGAGGACGTGGGCGCGGCGGCCGGGATCAACTCGTCCGGGGTGTACCGGCACTTCGCGAGCAAGCCGGCGCTGCTCGCGGCGATCTACCACCGGGCGGCGGGACGGGTCGAGCTGGTCACCGTGGACGCGCTGACCGCGCTCGACGCGCCGGGCGATCCGCTCGAACGGCTGGTGCGCGGCTACACCGAGCTGACCTACGGCCAGGCCGAACTCGCCGGGATCTACCTGGCGGAGCACGGAAACCTACCCGAGGCCGACCGGGCCGAACTGCACCGCGTGCAGCGGCGGCAGGTCGACGTCTGGCTCCGGCTGACCGAGGCCGAACGGCCGGGGGACAGTCCCGGCGAACTGCGGTTCCGCGTGCACGCCGCGCTCAACGTGATCACCGACCTGGCCAGGGTGCGGCGGCCGCACGGCGGCCCCGCGCACGCCGAGCACCTGGTGCTCGCGCTTCTCCGGAGATAA
- a CDS encoding acyl-CoA dehydrogenase family protein yields MTDQEDFVRAIGEFCRREVDRKPGVPHDDELYRKLADLGWLGLSLPEEYGGGGRGMADLVLFLEETAYWRAPIGGFATTIIAAAAYEKFGSAEQKQRILPAVANGSVLSISMSEPEAGSDVGALSCRAERDGDTWVLNGQKTWCSNAHFAEHILLVARTTPGEGKHAGMTMFSVPATAGGLAIRGIDTMGGKEVNDLYLTDCVVPADAVVGTVDQGWKQLMTGLNLERMILAAVMLGTARRAFDDTLAYVRERHQFGRPIGTFQALRHRLADHATELECTRLLVHDVARKIDENPEKSLPREASMAKLKATEFAKAMALDGMQMLGGYGYATEYGMEGLLRSAVVSTVYGGTSEIQRDIIGKTYGL; encoded by the coding sequence ATGACCGACCAGGAAGATTTTGTCCGGGCGATCGGCGAGTTCTGCCGTCGTGAAGTGGACCGCAAGCCCGGCGTCCCGCACGACGACGAGCTGTACCGCAAGCTCGCCGACCTCGGCTGGCTCGGCCTGTCGCTGCCGGAGGAGTACGGCGGTGGTGGCCGCGGCATGGCCGATCTGGTGCTCTTCCTGGAGGAGACCGCGTACTGGCGGGCGCCGATCGGCGGGTTCGCCACCACCATCATCGCGGCCGCCGCGTACGAGAAGTTCGGCTCGGCCGAGCAGAAGCAGCGGATCCTGCCCGCGGTGGCGAACGGCTCGGTGCTGTCCATCTCGATGTCCGAACCGGAGGCCGGATCCGACGTCGGCGCGCTGAGCTGCCGTGCCGAGCGCGACGGTGACACCTGGGTGCTCAACGGGCAGAAGACCTGGTGCTCGAACGCGCATTTCGCCGAGCACATCCTGCTGGTCGCGCGCACCACGCCCGGCGAGGGCAAGCACGCGGGCATGACCATGTTCTCGGTGCCGGCGACCGCCGGCGGGCTGGCGATCCGCGGGATCGACACCATGGGCGGCAAGGAGGTCAACGATCTCTACCTCACCGACTGCGTGGTGCCCGCCGACGCCGTGGTCGGCACCGTCGACCAGGGCTGGAAGCAGTTGATGACCGGGCTGAACCTGGAGCGGATGATCCTGGCCGCGGTCATGCTCGGCACCGCCAGGCGCGCCTTCGACGACACCCTGGCCTACGTCCGCGAACGCCACCAGTTCGGCAGGCCGATCGGCACCTTCCAGGCCCTGCGGCACCGGCTCGCCGACCACGCCACCGAACTCGAGTGCACCCGGCTGCTGGTGCACGACGTGGCACGCAAGATCGACGAGAACCCGGAAAAGAGCCTGCCGCGCGAGGCGTCCATGGCGAAGCTGAAGGCCACCGAATTCGCCAAGGCGATGGCGCTGGACGGCATGCAGATGCTCGGCGGCTACGGCTACGCCACCGAATACGGCATGGAGGGGCTGCTGCGCTCGGCCGTGGTGTCCACTGTGTACGGCGGGACGAGCGAGATCCAGCGGGACATCATCGGCAAGACCTACGGGTTGTGA
- a CDS encoding oxygenase MpaB family protein, which translates to MPELDDAVLGAGLLAGTANVIMQLGRPGVGYGVAESKVHSGNVFHHPVKRTRTTLTYLAVATLGTDEERRAYRRAVNRQHAQVRSTESSPVRYNAFDEDLQLWVAACLYKGFEDTYTLLGGGREVTDEMYEASAAFGTTLQVRPESWPADRDAFAEYWEKSLDRVDIDDRIRAYLTDLVELRFLPRVARPFAPLHRFVTTGFLPPRFREEMRLPWSHRRQRRFDALMRAIAVVVRLSPGPLRRFPYNLCLWDLRRRLAAGRPLV; encoded by the coding sequence ATGCCCGAGCTGGACGACGCCGTGCTCGGTGCGGGCCTGCTGGCCGGCACCGCGAACGTGATCATGCAACTCGGCCGCCCCGGGGTGGGCTACGGCGTGGCGGAGAGCAAGGTGCACAGCGGGAACGTGTTCCACCACCCGGTCAAGCGCACCCGGACCACGCTGACCTATCTCGCCGTGGCCACCCTCGGCACCGACGAGGAGCGGCGGGCCTACCGGCGCGCGGTGAACCGGCAGCACGCCCAGGTGCGCTCGACCGAGTCGAGCCCGGTCCGGTACAACGCCTTCGACGAGGACCTGCAGCTCTGGGTGGCGGCCTGCCTGTACAAGGGCTTCGAGGACACCTACACGCTGCTCGGCGGCGGCCGCGAGGTCACCGACGAGATGTACGAGGCCTCCGCGGCCTTCGGCACCACCCTCCAGGTGCGGCCCGAGAGCTGGCCGGCGGACCGCGACGCCTTCGCCGAGTACTGGGAGAAGTCGCTGGACCGCGTCGACATCGACGACCGCATCCGCGCGTACCTGACCGACCTGGTCGAGCTGCGGTTCCTGCCGCGGGTCGCGCGGCCGTTCGCGCCGCTGCACCGGTTCGTCACCACCGGTTTCCTGCCACCGCGCTTCCGCGAGGAGATGCGGTTGCCGTGGAGCCACCGCCGCCAGCGGCGGTTCGACGCGCTGATGCGTGCCATCGCCGTGGTGGTCCGGCTTTCCCCGGGGCCGCTGCGCCGCTTCCCCTACAACCTCTGCCTGTGGGACCTGCGGCGGCGCCTCGCCGCCGGCCGTCCGCTCGTCTGA